Sequence from the Cyanobacteriota bacterium genome:
AATCTTGCCGTTGCCAACCCAAGGTAGCTTTTTACTGGCAGCTATGGTAGGTAATACGGGTTACATTGGTTACCCAGTTAGTCTGAGCCTGACTGGTGAACAATATTTTGCCTGGGCAATGTTCTATGACCTAGTAAGCACAACGTTAGGGGCTTATGGGTTGGGTGCAGCATTGGCTAGTCGTCTAGGTAACGTGTCGTGGGCAATGGAAGGATCCCAGTCCCAAGTACGATGGCTCACTCAGGCGTTGCTCTATAACCCTGCATTGTGGAGTTTTGTGATTGGGTATGGCTTTCGATCGCTGCCCCTACCCAACAAGTTAGAGCAAAGCCTAACGATAATTGCTTGGTTAAGCGTTGCACTGTCGCTAGTGTTAACAGGTATGAGATTGAGTGCTTTAACGTCGTGGACCCACATCAAACCAGCAACTGCTAGTATCTTAATCAAGATGGTGATAGTACCACTGGCGATCGGACTAGCGCTATCTATGACTGGCCTAACAGGTACCCCTCGATTGGTGATTGTATTGCAAGCAGGGATGCCACCTGCTTTTGCCACTCTTGTGTTATCAGAAGCCTATCGGTTAGATCAGGGCCTAACAGTGACTGCCATAGCCTTGGGCGCGATCGCGCTGTTTATCACTTTGCCAGTTTGGCTTTGGCTATTTCACTGACTGTCAGCTTGGTGTCACTAAATTGTTTCAGGTCTAGATCTTGCACCATCAAACTATCTGTCATGGTGATACCAGTCACATCACTAGACACAGCCAAAAATCTACACTGATTAAGCAGGCTCCTGCTACTGTGCGTTACATAGCATAATGCACTAGACGTTAGCTATGTAGATAGCTGTGAACAATGGGGAGAGCCGAGCAACGGCTACTTTAGTGTGCACAGAAGTGTGCACAGAGTGGGAGGTGTAACTTTCCATAGCTCAGAGTGCAACTTTTCTAACTGATACAAACTGGATAGTAAAGTAGCATGACAGTTTCAAGTAGCGTGGCAAGTTTGCTAATCTGGTGGCTATGCTAGAGTTACGGGTATTTTGACATTATTAGCATAAAAATCCAAAGTGCTGGTCGAAGTAAGATTCAGGGTGATACAGTTTGCTATCGGCAATGGATAGACAGTCCTCACATTGTTGCAACCTGTGTTGTTTC
This genomic interval carries:
- a CDS encoding AEC family transporter, which translates into the protein MIASALLPLYLKLLAGVLVGVWLGKSLPTITADYLGQALFWVGVPISILAFLRKADLSGSVWIAPAVGWVAILSGMSIAWMWLQWQQQQTKLILPLPTQGSFLLAAMVGNTGYIGYPVSLSLTGEQYFAWAMFYDLVSTTLGAYGLGAALASRLGNVSWAMEGSQSQVRWLTQALLYNPALWSFVIGYGFRSLPLPNKLEQSLTIIAWLSVALSLVLTGMRLSALTSWTHIKPATASILIKMVIVPLAIGLALSMTGLTGTPRLVIVLQAGMPPAFATLVLSEAYRLDQGLTVTAIALGAIALFITLPVWLWLFH